From the genome of Agromyces intestinalis:
AGGTGACCGTGAAGCTCTGCGTCTCGCCGGGGAACCCCGACCACGACAGCTGCGGCGATCGGTCGCCCGCCCCCTGACCCGAGGCGCGCAGCGCGAGCGGGAGCGGCTCGCCGTCGGCGAAGTCGGTACTGGTCAGCTCGAACGAGCCGACCGGCCTCAGCTTCTGCAGGGCCGCGTACGGGTCGAGATCGAGCATCGTCGCCTCCTTCGGGGCATATACGGGCGTCCTCAGCAACCCCGCCGCCAACGGGCAGGATCCTCACCTCAGGCTATGGGCATCCGCTCAACCTGCGCACGTACGATCGGCCCGTGCCGCTCGCCAAGATCCTGCTCTACTACGTCTTCACGCCGTTGGCCGACCCCGAGGCGATCCGGCTGTGGCAGCGCGACCTCGCCGAGTCGCTCGGCCTGCGCGGGCGCATCCTCATCTCGAAAGACGGCCTGAACGGCACCCTCGGCGGCGAACTCTCCGCCCTCAAACGGTACGTGCGGACGACTCGCGAGTACGCCCCCTTCCAGACGATCGACTTCAAGTGGAGCCAGGGCACCGGCCTCGATGCATCCGGGGCGAGCCTCGACTTCCCGAAGCTCAGCGTGAAGGTCCGCGACGAGATCGTGTCGTTCGGCGCACCCGGCGAGCTGCGCGTCGACGAGCACGGCGTGGTCGGCGGCGGTCGCAAGCTCAGCCCCGAAGCACTGCATGCGCTGGTGTCGATCCGCGGCGAGGAGGTCGTGTTCTTCGACGGGCGCAACGCGCTCGAGGCCGAGATCGGCCGGTTCCGCGACGCGATCGTGCCCGACGTCGAGACCACGCGCGACTTCGTCGCCGAGCTCGACAGCGGCCGCTACGACGACCTGAAAGGCCGGCCGGTCGTGACGTACTGCACCGGCGGCATCCGATGCGAGGTGCTGTCGAGCCTCATGCGCGACCGCGGCTTCGGCGAGGTGTACCAGCTCGACGGCGGCATCGTGCGGTACGGCGAGGCGTTCGGCGACGACGGGCTCTGGGAGGGGTCGCTCTACGTCTTCGACGGGCGCGGCTCGGTCGACTTCAGCGACCACGCCGCGGTGATCGGGCGGTGCGGCGGGTGCGGCGCCGCGACCAAGCGCACCGCGAACTGCCCGGATGCCTCGTGCCGCGTGCAGTTCGTGGTCTGCGAGTCGTGCGACGCGATCGCGTGCGAGGCGCATGCCGGCGAGGCATCC
Proteins encoded in this window:
- a CDS encoding rhodanese-related sulfurtransferase, translated to MPLAKILLYYVFTPLADPEAIRLWQRDLAESLGLRGRILISKDGLNGTLGGELSALKRYVRTTREYAPFQTIDFKWSQGTGLDASGASLDFPKLSVKVRDEIVSFGAPGELRVDEHGVVGGGRKLSPEALHALVSIRGEEVVFFDGRNALEAEIGRFRDAIVPDVETTRDFVAELDSGRYDDLKGRPVVTYCTGGIRCEVLSSLMRDRGFGEVYQLDGGIVRYGEAFGDDGLWEGSLYVFDGRGSVDFSDHAAVIGRCGGCGAATKRTANCPDASCRVQFVVCESCDAIACEAHAGEASAHRVA